The Pocillopora verrucosa isolate sample1 chromosome 2, ASM3666991v2, whole genome shotgun sequence genome has a segment encoding these proteins:
- the LOC131799559 gene encoding coiled-coil domain-containing protein 42 homolog — translation MTVNLEEYFRTTFEDKILVKMPEREDDHLTPATRLLEKRREMSEVEQALAAQKEEFQMKMESLQQRREELDRKEYQLKESLLKFDKFLKENDSKRARALKKAAEERDMRRAKDREIARLKEETATLMKERDHIQYKLERNVIYQQYLEKVLESAEEFQEIREVIARYDTLTATHQDLLERETKNQEKYEKEKGRLVKFTEEKNNEILNYNNQLAHLQTQLERAQSVAVKWESQWTHIQNTAAKKTLLLGRIKMATHNLFMLVNRHLKQNTVIEHTEKQLEKIQVFIQDLTQITNEIKRAETAATNATSAMS, via the exons ATGACAGTCAACTTAGAAGAATACTTTAGAACCACATTCGAGGATAAGATCCTCGT AAAAATGCCAGAACGCGAGGACGACCACCTCACTCCGGCTACAAGACTTCtggaaaagagaagagaaatgTCCGAAGTTGAGCAAGCACTTGCAGCTCAGAAAGAG gaatttcaaatgaaaatggaGAGTCTTCAACAAAGAAGAGAGGAGCTTGACAGAAAGGAATATCAGCTAAAAGAATCATTGCTGAAGTTTGACAAGTTTTTAAAG GAAAATGATTCTAAGAGGGCAAGAGCACTTAAGAAAGCTGCTGAAGAAAGAGATATGAGAAGGGCAAAGGACAGGGAAATTGCAAG GTTAAAAGAGGAAACAGCTACTTTAATGAAAGAGAGGGATCACATACAATACAAGTTGGAGAGAAATGTCATTTATCAGCAATATCTGGAAAAGGTTTTGGAATCAGCAGAGGAG TTTCAGGAGATTCGGGAAGTTATTGCTCGGTACGATACGTTAACAGCAACACATCAG gacCTTttggaaagagaaacaaaaaatcaggaaaagtatgaaaaagaaaaaggaagactGGTAAAATTTACAGAG GAAAAGAACAATGAGATATTAAACTACAACAATCAG CTTGCACATTTACAGACGCAACTTGAGAGAGCCCAGAGTGTTGCAGTGAAATG GGAATCTCAGTGGACACATATACAAAATACAGCAGCCAAGAAAACTCTTCTTTTAGGAAGAATAAAAAT GGCAACCCACAACTTGTTCATGTTAGTGAACAGACACCTTAAACAAAACACAGTCATAGAACATACTGAAAAACAGCTAGAAAAG ATCCAAGTATTTATTCAAGACTTGACTCAAATCACCAATGAAATCAAACGGGCAGAGACAGCTGCTACCAATGCCACGTCCGCCATGAGttaa
- the LOC131799556 gene encoding TBCC domain-containing protein 1 has protein sequence MSSITLWVKPDAFDFGAIHAPLPPKLTLHNLYKLSIYARNKGEAGYPQLSYPVWKHVACNKLQMSEDLAWLYFETFDMLCGSSFKEHSRWNEIFSQCKSVEEIDHLRSQGSVRTLQFILFLYIQQIHKISFKASLVLGGEEWPTRSRSPDLEKKGSVAVKSLDEHDHMMFVLHHLNDILELLMEPESSGIGSGSEACLTVEALDALGFLITGSIDRKNIQPLHELARLQSERPKCGYSKISRKFSFRQLQSWLRSNLQVNPFGVSAILAQGFKQHELQIQNFLSLSDTFDDHSLLRHQESEHSTAGKEPSTNRSRIMSNISHAPPEQRFLILSQVCKQTVAKANDSYSGSTVKIHRCHYSYIYILCPLRAVTVENCHNSTIVLGVANTAVNIIGCCNCTFYVVCERISFSGCSDCSFHLCTPTKPVILPGNEKLVLAPYHTYYPTLEEHLRGPWGIPIEPNLWNDPLVLASDRGEGSSPVYRELSPTDFFTFTIPFSMKGSTDGPPIPLPKKYEKALKDRERAINNWYQLVKTSSLTKPQRRQLQKDVQDRFQEWLAESGHATQLNGLVPPHSGKS, from the exons ATGTCTTCTATCACTCTCTGGGTGAAGCCGGACGCCTTTGATTTCGGAGCAATTCATGCGCCATTGCCTCCAAAACTGACTTTGCAC AACTTGTACAAGCTGTCCATTTATGCAAGAAACAAAGGAGAAGCAGGATACCCTCAGCTGAG TTACCCTGTGTGGAAGCATGTCGCCTGCAACAAGTTACAGATGTCTGAGGATCTGGCATGGCT ATACTTTGAAACCTTTGACATGCTTTGTGGCTCAAGTTTTAAAGAGCATTCAAGAtggaatgaaatattttctcaatGCAAAAGTGTGGAAGAAATAG ATCATTTGAGATCTCAAGGCTCAGTGAGAACATTGCAGTTCATTCTATTTCTGTATATTCAACAAATTCACAAGATATCTTTTAAGGCTTCTCTGGTCCTGGGAGGAGAAGA ATGGCCAACACGTTCACGATCAccagatttggaaaaaaaaggatctgTTGCAGTTAAG aGCCTTGATGAGCATGATCACATGATGTTTGTACTACATCATTTGAATGACATTTTGGAACTCTTGATGGAACCGG agtccaGTGGAATAGGCAGTGGTAGTGAAGCCTGTCTTACTGTTGAGGCTCTTGATGCTCTTGGGTTTCTCATCACAGGATCTATTGATAGGAA aaacATTCAGCCACTACATGAATTAGCTCGTCTTCAATCAGAAAGACCAAAGTGCGGTTATTCAAAG ATCTCCAGAAAATTCTCTTTCCGCCAACTTCAGTCATGGTTGAGGTCCAATCTTCAAGTAAATCCATTTGGAGTGTCTGCCATCCTTGCTCAGGGATTTAAACAACATGAATTACAAATACAAA ATTTTCTAAGCCTCAGTGACACATTTGATGATCACAGTCTCCTGCGACATCAGGAATCAGAACATAGTACTGCTGGCAAAGAACCATCCACAAATAGAAGTCGCATCATGAGCAATATAAGCCATGCTCCACCAGA GCAAAGATTTCTTATTCTGTCTCAAGTTTGCAAACAAACTGTTGCAAAG GCCAATGACTCCTATTCAGGAAGTACTGTAAAAATTCATAGATGCCATTATTCCTACATATATATCTTATGCCCTTTGAG GGCTGTTACTGTAGAAAACTGTCACAACTCCACAATTGTTCTTGGGGTGGCAAACACAGCTGTTAATATCATTGGTTGCTGTAATTGTACGTTCTATGTCGTCTGTGAAAGAATCTCATTCAG tggCTGTAGTGACTGTTCTTTTCATCTTTGCACGCCGACCAAACCAGTTATTCTTCCAGGAAATGAAAAGTTAGTTCTTGCGCCATATCACACTTACTACCCTACCCTGGAAGAACATTTACGTGGCCCCTGGGGGATTCCCATTGAGCCAAACTTGTGGAATGATCCTCTTGTACTTG catCTGATCGAGGTGAAGGCTCATCACCCGTATATCGTGAACTGTCGCCCACAGACTTTTTCACGTTCACAATTCCGTTCTCTATGAAGGGATCTACAGAT GGACCACCGATTCCTCTTCcgaaaaaatacgagaaagcTTTGAAAGACAGAGAAAG AGCTATTAATAACTGGTATCAATTGGTAAAAACATCATCACTCACTAAACCGCAGAGGAGACAGCTACAAAAGGATGTACAAGATAGATTCCAG GAATGGCTGGCGGAAAGTGGACACGCCACTCAATTAAATGGTCTTGTACCTCCCCATTCAGGAAAGTCTTGA